The following proteins come from a genomic window of Microbacterium sp. SY138:
- a CDS encoding SDR family oxidoreductase yields MTAPTPAGSVAVVTGGSAGIGWEIGQRLAADGYLVVAADRVPGLTADDNPAGILWRELDVTDHAGVDRVFGEIEAELGPIEVLVNNAGIQRHRGIEDLSWDEWSAVVDVNLHGVFSALQAAGKRMLERGDGRIVNISSISSRGSAGRAPYATTKAAVIGLTSTAGAEWASRGVRVNAVAPGYVDTGVFRQGVEAGTLSLDTILSRIPAKRLAEASEIAAAVSFLVSDQSRYMNGQTLYVDGGFMVDYGVPLAKKPE; encoded by the coding sequence ATGACCGCCCCCACCCCTGCCGGCTCCGTCGCCGTCGTCACCGGAGGATCCGCCGGGATCGGATGGGAGATCGGCCAGCGCCTCGCCGCAGACGGCTACCTCGTCGTCGCCGCCGACCGGGTGCCGGGCCTCACCGCCGACGACAACCCCGCCGGCATCCTGTGGCGCGAGCTCGATGTCACCGATCATGCCGGCGTCGACCGTGTGTTCGGAGAGATCGAAGCCGAGCTCGGGCCGATCGAGGTGCTCGTCAACAACGCCGGCATCCAGCGCCATCGCGGCATCGAAGACCTCAGTTGGGACGAATGGTCGGCCGTGGTCGACGTCAACCTGCACGGGGTGTTCTCGGCGCTGCAGGCGGCAGGGAAGCGGATGCTGGAGCGCGGCGATGGGCGCATCGTCAACATCTCCTCCATCTCGTCGCGCGGCTCGGCCGGTCGTGCGCCCTATGCCACGACCAAGGCCGCGGTGATCGGACTGACCTCGACCGCGGGTGCCGAGTGGGCGTCGCGCGGCGTGCGGGTCAACGCGGTCGCGCCCGGCTACGTCGACACCGGTGTCTTCCGTCAGGGCGTCGAGGCGGGCACCCTCAGCCTCGACACGATCCTGTCGCGCATCCCCGCGAAGCGCCTGGCCGAGGCGAGCGAGATCGCCGCGGCGGTCAGCTTCCTCGTCTCCGACCAGTCGCGCTACATGAACGGACAGACCCTCTACGTCGACGGCGGCTTCATGGTCGACTACGGCGTGCCGCTGGCGAAGAAGCCCGAATGA
- a CDS encoding enolase C-terminal domain-like protein codes for MSAIARIDTATAVLPLPAPLHLGAMTVTRREYSAVQATADDGTTGVAYCLSREAPMAEIVDRLVAVHAMGADADDPAATWERMLRGSAIVGRVGLVRRAIGLVDIALWDIAARRAGVPLWTLLGTGDAPRESMLVAAYPSAERTPREVADEVLAQAEGWTNVKISRIPDPAYMRELLALLNAELPDATGLVVDVGLGWPDADSALAEIEQWGDPQLAWLEDPLLPEDAEGVARIRRESGLPVSVGDEVTDPAVLKALVDVGGVDVLRLDVVAIGGVTPAREIIAWAASRGVPVSGHVYPEVTAHLGIGVETFARGVNPYDPAPSFILGGPSFDGRVRPTGAAGLGFVLDPTVFRFERD; via the coding sequence ATGAGCGCGATCGCCCGCATCGACACGGCCACGGCCGTGCTGCCGCTCCCGGCACCGTTGCACCTGGGGGCGATGACGGTGACCCGCCGCGAGTACAGCGCCGTGCAGGCGACGGCTGACGACGGCACGACCGGGGTGGCCTACTGCCTCTCGCGGGAGGCGCCGATGGCCGAGATCGTCGACCGCCTCGTCGCCGTGCACGCGATGGGTGCGGATGCCGACGACCCCGCGGCGACCTGGGAGCGGATGCTGCGCGGCAGCGCCATCGTCGGACGGGTGGGCCTGGTGCGGCGCGCGATCGGGCTCGTCGACATCGCGCTGTGGGACATCGCCGCGCGTCGTGCGGGCGTGCCGCTGTGGACGCTGCTCGGCACGGGTGACGCCCCGCGGGAGTCGATGCTCGTCGCCGCGTACCCGTCTGCCGAGCGGACTCCCCGCGAGGTGGCCGATGAGGTTCTCGCGCAGGCGGAGGGCTGGACGAACGTGAAGATCTCCCGCATTCCGGATCCGGCATATATGCGTGAACTGCTCGCCCTGCTGAACGCCGAGCTTCCCGATGCGACCGGTCTGGTCGTGGATGTCGGCCTCGGCTGGCCGGACGCCGACTCCGCGCTGGCCGAGATCGAGCAGTGGGGCGACCCGCAGCTCGCGTGGCTCGAAGACCCCCTGCTCCCCGAAGACGCCGAGGGGGTCGCGCGCATCCGCCGGGAGTCGGGACTCCCCGTGTCCGTGGGCGATGAGGTCACCGACCCCGCCGTGCTGAAGGCGCTGGTCGATGTCGGCGGTGTCGACGTGCTGCGACTCGACGTCGTCGCGATCGGCGGCGTCACCCCTGCCCGCGAGATAATCGCGTGGGCAGCCTCGCGCGGTGTGCCCGTGTCGGGGCATGTCTATCCTGAGGTCACCGCGCACCTGGGCATCGGTGTGGAGACGTTCGCCCGGGGAGTCAACCCGTACGATCCCGCGCCATCGTTCATCCTCGGCGGTCCGTCGTTCGACGGCAGGGTGCGGCCGACGGGCGCGGCGGGCCTCGGCTTCGTGCTCGACCCCACCGTCTTCCGATTCGAGAGGGACTGA
- a CDS encoding SDR family oxidoreductase, whose amino-acid sequence MTDSPRSSVDRNSVDRNAVNLSAVQRSVVVTGSGKGIGRAIAERLTADGWIVVGLERSPGSGTVEDGIVAEVVLGDAADRATHERAAAAARARAPLAGWVNNAGITKRTPLHELDEDTVREVLDINGFGYIWGCSTAVSAFVDQGVPGAIVNIGSIHGRASFTDHAAYEFTKGGIDALTRSVAVSYGALGIRANTVAPGGVRTPHLEAQIARAADPEAEERALAEGPPMGRIARAEEVASVTAFLLSDEAPYLSGQSIAVDGAWTASFGDIALDPGLRERFDA is encoded by the coding sequence ATGACAGACTCCCCGCGCAGTTCTGTGGACCGCAACTCTGTGGACCGCAATGCCGTGAACCTCAGCGCCGTGCAGCGCAGCGTGGTCGTGACCGGCAGCGGAAAGGGCATCGGTCGCGCCATCGCCGAACGTCTCACCGCCGACGGGTGGATCGTGGTCGGGCTCGAGCGCTCTCCGGGATCCGGCACGGTCGAAGACGGCATCGTGGCCGAGGTCGTGCTCGGCGACGCCGCCGATCGCGCGACGCATGAGCGCGCTGCCGCTGCCGCCCGCGCCCGAGCGCCCCTCGCCGGCTGGGTGAACAACGCCGGCATCACCAAGCGCACACCGCTGCACGAGCTCGATGAAGACACCGTGCGCGAGGTGCTCGACATCAACGGCTTCGGCTACATCTGGGGCTGCTCGACCGCGGTCTCGGCCTTCGTCGACCAGGGTGTACCGGGCGCGATCGTGAACATCGGCTCGATCCACGGCCGCGCGTCCTTCACAGACCACGCGGCCTACGAGTTCACCAAGGGCGGCATCGACGCCCTCACCCGCAGTGTGGCCGTGTCGTACGGGGCCCTCGGTATCCGCGCCAACACCGTCGCTCCTGGTGGCGTGCGCACCCCGCACCTCGAAGCCCAGATCGCGCGCGCGGCCGACCCCGAGGCCGAAGAGCGTGCGCTCGCGGAGGGGCCGCCGATGGGGCGCATCGCCCGCGCCGAAGAGGTGGCGTCCGTCACGGCGTTCCTGCTGTCGGATGAGGCTCCGTACCTGTCGGGTCAGTCCATCGCGGTCGACGGGGCGTGGACGGCATCCTTCGGGGATATCGCGCTCGACCCGGGGTTGCGGGAGCGCTTCGACGCCTGA
- a CDS encoding zinc-ribbon domain-containing protein, producing the protein MPEPVKQWWARRQFSRGRAVPYEVGTYRAGWAAYPELIRQYHPELNHGIVLSQIPLAADVLLCWECAVGHRFAATPTEQRERPGQVRRRSAWCPECSALARPQPVVLGEARALPRKPRRPAPALCTKTPDLPAGSAFVSECAPKPASATEGRLRTELGAAIAFDPSVNAVKVSRPFFRHTEVWPDIVFPELRVALEYDTVGRHGLEHVGKRQDADLRKDRALRAAGWEVIRIRTGKLEPLGPHDLALSSVSAKSIARIIDELRAIRGALFVDAYLR; encoded by the coding sequence GTGCCGGAACCGGTGAAGCAGTGGTGGGCGCGACGGCAGTTCTCCCGCGGTCGCGCTGTCCCGTATGAGGTGGGCACCTACCGTGCCGGGTGGGCGGCATATCCGGAGCTGATCCGGCAGTACCACCCCGAGCTGAACCACGGCATCGTGCTGTCGCAGATCCCGCTCGCGGCCGACGTGCTCCTGTGCTGGGAGTGCGCGGTCGGGCACCGGTTCGCGGCGACTCCGACCGAGCAGCGCGAGCGTCCTGGACAGGTGCGGCGCCGCTCCGCATGGTGCCCCGAGTGCTCTGCGCTCGCCCGTCCGCAGCCGGTCGTGCTCGGCGAAGCCCGCGCCCTCCCCCGTAAACCCCGTCGCCCAGCCCCCGCGCTCTGCACGAAGACGCCCGACCTTCCCGCAGGCTCCGCGTTCGTCAGCGAGTGCGCCCCGAAGCCCGCATCCGCGACCGAGGGCCGCCTGCGAACGGAGCTCGGGGCGGCAATCGCCTTCGACCCGTCCGTGAACGCCGTGAAAGTGTCGCGCCCGTTCTTCCGCCACACCGAGGTCTGGCCCGACATCGTGTTTCCGGAGCTGCGGGTCGCACTCGAATACGACACCGTCGGTCGCCACGGACTCGAGCACGTCGGCAAGCGGCAAGATGCCGATCTGCGCAAAGACCGCGCCCTCCGTGCCGCGGGCTGGGAGGTCATCCGCATCCGCACCGGGAAGCTCGAACCCCTCGGTCCGCACGACCTGGCGCTGTCGTCGGTGAGCGCGAAGAGCATCGCCCGGATCATCGACGAGCTGCGGGCCATCCGCGGGGCGCTGTTCGTGGACGCGTACCTGCGGTGA
- the dinB gene encoding DNA polymerase IV has product MRGEATVLHADLDAFYASVEQRDAPELRGRPVIVGGGVVLAASYEAKARGVRTAMGGRQARELCPDAVVVPPRMEAYSAASKNVFAIFRDTTPLVEGLSIDEAFLEVGGLRRIAGSPEQIAARLRERVRAEAGLAISVGVARTKFLAKVASAVSKPDGLLVVEPEREEEFLLPLPVERLWGVGAVTAEKLHRYGIRTVGELAELEAATAERMLGKATGAHVHALARLRDPRPVDTTRRRGSIGSQRALGNRPRSPEELDLILTQIVDRLGRRLRDGDRVCRTVVLRLRFGDFSKATRSRSLRAPTDRTAVLLTLARTLLAAAQSEITDRGTTLIGISLSQLDRADRVQPELPIDWGDEARLDTVLDTLRDRYGSTSVSRAAQLGRDPGWSSPILPEHE; this is encoded by the coding sequence ATGCGTGGGGAAGCGACGGTGCTGCACGCCGACCTCGATGCGTTCTACGCGTCGGTCGAGCAGCGTGATGCACCGGAGTTGCGCGGGCGACCCGTCATCGTGGGCGGCGGGGTCGTCTTGGCCGCGAGCTACGAGGCGAAGGCCCGCGGCGTCCGCACCGCGATGGGCGGCCGGCAGGCGCGGGAGCTCTGCCCCGATGCCGTGGTCGTCCCGCCGCGCATGGAGGCGTACTCGGCCGCCAGCAAGAACGTGTTCGCGATCTTCCGCGACACCACCCCGCTCGTGGAGGGGCTGTCGATCGACGAGGCGTTCCTCGAAGTCGGGGGTCTGAGGCGGATCGCCGGCAGCCCCGAGCAGATCGCGGCACGGCTGCGCGAACGCGTGCGTGCCGAGGCGGGACTCGCGATCTCGGTCGGGGTCGCGCGCACCAAGTTCCTCGCCAAGGTCGCCAGTGCCGTGAGCAAGCCCGACGGGCTGCTGGTCGTCGAGCCCGAACGCGAGGAGGAGTTCCTGCTTCCCCTCCCGGTCGAGCGCCTGTGGGGTGTGGGGGCGGTCACGGCCGAGAAGCTGCACCGCTACGGTATCCGCACGGTCGGAGAGCTGGCCGAGCTCGAGGCCGCGACAGCCGAGCGTATGCTGGGCAAGGCGACGGGGGCGCACGTGCACGCGCTCGCTCGTCTACGGGATCCGCGGCCGGTCGACACCACCCGCCGCCGCGGGTCGATCGGCTCGCAGCGTGCTCTCGGCAACCGCCCTCGCTCGCCCGAGGAACTCGACCTCATTCTCACCCAGATCGTCGACCGGCTCGGTCGCCGACTCCGCGATGGCGACCGTGTCTGCCGCACCGTCGTGCTGCGTCTGCGCTTCGGCGACTTCTCGAAGGCCACCCGCTCCCGCTCACTCCGCGCTCCTACCGACCGCACCGCCGTCCTGCTCACCCTCGCACGCACGCTGCTCGCCGCGGCGCAGAGCGAAATCACCGACCGCGGCACCACCTTGATCGGCATCTCGCTGTCGCAGCTCGACCGCGCCGATCGCGTGCAGCCCGAACTGCCGATCGACTGGGGCGATGAAGCCCGCCTCGACACCGTGCTCGACACCCTGCGCGACCGCTACGGTTCGACTTCGGTGTCGCGGGCGGCTCAGCTGGGTCGTGATCCGGGCTGGTCGTCCCCGATCCTGCCCGAGCACGAGTGA
- a CDS encoding nuclear transport factor 2 family protein codes for MTDRTALDRTALDTVQAQLDAFNAHDLDAFVATYAADAVITGVAPEPVVGSAAIRAFYEPRLQNPELSCVIETSVLFGTRWVVAQEQVINAGVATETIATFDIVDGLIARASMLKA; via the coding sequence TTGACTGACCGCACCGCACTCGACCGCACCGCACTCGACACCGTCCAGGCACAACTCGACGCGTTCAACGCACACGACCTCGACGCGTTCGTCGCGACCTATGCCGCGGATGCCGTGATCACCGGGGTCGCGCCCGAACCCGTGGTCGGATCGGCCGCCATCCGCGCGTTCTACGAGCCTCGGCTGCAGAACCCCGAGCTGTCGTGCGTCATCGAGACCAGCGTGCTGTTCGGCACGCGGTGGGTCGTCGCACAGGAGCAGGTCATCAACGCGGGCGTCGCGACCGAGACCATCGCGACGTTCGACATCGTCGACGGGCTGATCGCTCGCGCGTCGATGCTCAAGGCCTGA
- a CDS encoding SDR family oxidoreductase, which produces MTRRALITGASSGIGTAAALELAREGAALWITYAGREAEALRVADECRAAGAPEVHVSRLDLRERESIDALVGEITDAWGSLHVLVNNGGVCPYTPYDDIEFDEWDMVLETNARGTFFLTRGALPLLRAAEGDRSVINIASIAGQVGALQTGIHYAASKGAILAITRSFARHLASEGIRVNAVTPGPVASAITDQLQGAGREKLEAGIPLGAFGQPEDVAWIIASLASERARFITGATYDVNGGVRID; this is translated from the coding sequence ATGACTCGTCGCGCACTGATCACGGGGGCCAGTTCCGGTATCGGGACGGCCGCCGCCCTCGAACTCGCCCGCGAGGGTGCCGCTCTCTGGATCACGTATGCCGGACGCGAGGCGGAGGCCCTCCGCGTCGCCGACGAATGCCGTGCGGCTGGGGCGCCCGAGGTGCACGTGTCGCGCCTCGACCTGCGCGAGCGCGAGTCGATCGACGCGCTGGTCGGTGAGATCACGGACGCGTGGGGATCGCTCCACGTGCTCGTCAACAATGGCGGCGTCTGCCCGTACACCCCGTACGACGACATCGAGTTCGATGAGTGGGACATGGTCCTCGAGACCAACGCTCGCGGTACCTTCTTCCTGACTCGCGGCGCTCTCCCGCTGCTCCGGGCCGCCGAGGGCGACCGCTCGGTGATCAACATCGCCTCGATCGCCGGCCAGGTCGGCGCGCTGCAGACCGGCATCCACTACGCCGCGAGCAAAGGCGCGATCCTCGCGATCACCCGCAGCTTCGCGCGGCACCTCGCGTCCGAGGGCATCCGCGTCAACGCCGTCACCCCCGGACCGGTCGCGAGCGCGATCACCGACCAGCTGCAGGGCGCGGGGCGCGAGAAGCTCGAAGCCGGCATCCCGCTCGGCGCGTTCGGACAGCCGGAAGACGTCGCCTGGATCATCGCATCACTCGCGTCGGAGCGCGCCCGGTTCATCACCGGCGCCACCTACGACGTCAACGGAGGAGTTCGCATTGACTGA